Genomic segment of Umezawaea sp. Da 62-37:
GGCACGATTCGGCGTGTGGCTACCTCCAACAGTGATCTTGATCTTGCCCGCCTGCTGGCCGACGCGGCGGACCTGATCACGACCTCCCGCTTCCGCGCGCTCGACCTCGTCGTGGAGCGGAAACCCGACCGCACGCCGGTCACCGACGCCGACACCGCGGTCGAGGACGCGGTGCGCGCGCTGCTCGCCGAACACCGGCCGGAGGACGCCGTGGCGGGTGAGGAGCGGGGCGGCGAGGTCGGCGACGGCCGCACGTGGGTGCTGGACCCGATCGACGGCACGAAGAACTTCCTGCGCGGCGTGCCCGCGTGGGCGACGCTGATCGCGCTGGTCGAGGACGGCACCCCGGTCGTGGGCATGATCAGCGCCCCGGCGCTGGGCCGCCGCTGGTGGGCAGCTTCGGGGACGGGCGCGTTCTCGTCCGACCCGTTCGGGCAGCGGCGGATCTCGGTGTCCCGCGTAGCCGCCCTGGAGGACGCCTACCTGACCACGACGCACTTCGGCTCGTGGGCGAAGTACCACTCGCAGGCCGCCTACCTGGCGCTGATGGACGCGACCTGGGAGAACCGGGCGTTCGGCGACTTCTGGTCGCACTGCCTGGTCGCCGAGGGCGCCATGGACATCGCCGCCGAGGCGATCGTGAACCCGTGGGACGTCGCCGCGGCGCAGGTCATCGTCACCGAGGCGGGTGGCCGGTTCACCGACCTCAAGGGCGTCGGCCGCTACGACCAGGGCAGCGCGCTGTCCACCAACGGCCTGCTGCACGACGAGGTGCTCAAGGTACTGCGGGTGGGGTGAGCACCCCCACGGCGCCCCGCGCGACCTGCGCCCACACCAGCCTGCCGAACAGGTAGTGGCAGGCCACGTCCTCGCCCGCGAACCGGGCCCAGTCGTACCGGTTGCCCTGCTCGCGCCAGAACACCTCCCACCCGTCGCCGTCGCGGGTGAGGCACCAGGCGTTGTCGGTCTCGGCGCCGATGGACACGACGTCGTCGGGCACGCCGACGGTCCGCAGCCAGCCCGCGATCGACTCGGTGTTCATGCCAGCTCCATCAGGTAGCCCAGCGCGACGAGGTCGGCGACGGGGTAGGTCGTGCGGTAGCGGGTGCCGCCGCCGGGCTGGCCGAACCACGGCGCGGAGACCGTCCGCCACACCGGCAGCGGCTGGCGCACGACGTAGCGGCGGTACCCGGCAGCGAGGTGCTCCGGGGGCAGCGAGCGGGCGGCGAACCCGGTGCCCAGCGTCGTGAGCACCCGGCCCTCCTCGGTGCCGAAG
This window contains:
- the hisN gene encoding histidinol-phosphatase, which encodes MATSNSDLDLARLLADAADLITTSRFRALDLVVERKPDRTPVTDADTAVEDAVRALLAEHRPEDAVAGEERGGEVGDGRTWVLDPIDGTKNFLRGVPAWATLIALVEDGTPVVGMISAPALGRRWWAASGTGAFSSDPFGQRRISVSRVAALEDAYLTTTHFGSWAKYHSQAAYLALMDATWENRAFGDFWSHCLVAEGAMDIAAEAIVNPWDVAAAQVIVTEAGGRFTDLKGVGRYDQGSALSTNGLLHDEVLKVLRVG